One segment of Polyangiaceae bacterium DNA contains the following:
- a CDS encoding SUMF1/EgtB/PvdO family nonheme iron enzyme: MLRTLFVTGSLAITGCGNESLPPYGQAELHVDTDLPVPAVVSRLRIDLFTAEGGWFESRDVALPDPSDWPASFTVFSDKSANTGVFVRLRAYAEGRTRDYRGERFWEFGQPRDGAPSPGEAPRLLRDGRDLTPRDEPLPALTVDRLLWISLTPGRVDRRGVLLSGNCAGTMARLSQSDGAGPSLADAASCVNTERVRSALSPFESDQAATAESKVGTLRRSDCVGDVPADRVCVVGGATILGRTDVLLPPDLPTAPERIVTHGAFAMDRDEVSVGRFRAALAQGFVPSRMPMSNNAPLGTAPDTTACTFTTLPDEREGFALSCVDSILAQEFCEFAGGRLPTEAEWEYAATAWDPRGRSAYPWGDEAPSCDRAVYGRVALGGTAGVCQSVGSGPVALDDATADATPTGLRALAGNLAEWTRDARASYDDPCWNESSMHDPVCDVPGSLERIVRGGSWPAPPPILKSANRTSVGWEGSASFIGFRCVYPMSP, from the coding sequence ATGCTTCGCACGCTGTTCGTGACGGGCTCGCTAGCGATCACAGGATGCGGCAACGAGAGCTTGCCGCCTTATGGCCAAGCGGAGCTTCACGTCGACACGGATCTGCCGGTGCCCGCGGTCGTGAGTCGGTTGCGCATCGACTTGTTCACCGCAGAGGGCGGGTGGTTCGAGTCGCGTGATGTCGCCTTGCCCGATCCGAGCGACTGGCCGGCGAGCTTTACGGTGTTCAGCGACAAGAGCGCCAACACCGGCGTGTTCGTGCGCTTGCGCGCCTATGCGGAGGGACGCACGCGGGACTACCGCGGTGAACGCTTCTGGGAGTTCGGACAGCCGCGTGACGGCGCACCGAGCCCCGGAGAAGCGCCGCGGCTCTTGCGCGATGGGCGCGACCTCACGCCGCGGGACGAGCCGCTTCCCGCATTGACCGTGGATCGCTTGCTGTGGATCTCACTGACCCCGGGACGCGTGGATCGTCGCGGAGTGCTGCTGAGCGGCAACTGCGCTGGAACCATGGCGCGGCTGTCGCAAAGTGACGGCGCGGGCCCAAGCCTCGCCGACGCGGCCAGCTGCGTGAACACCGAGCGCGTGCGGTCGGCTCTGTCGCCCTTCGAGTCGGACCAAGCGGCTACGGCGGAGTCGAAAGTGGGCACTTTGCGTCGCAGCGACTGCGTCGGCGACGTGCCCGCGGATCGAGTGTGCGTCGTGGGTGGTGCGACGATTCTCGGACGCACGGACGTGCTCTTGCCTCCGGATCTGCCGACGGCGCCCGAGCGCATCGTGACCCACGGTGCCTTCGCCATGGATCGCGACGAGGTGAGCGTCGGACGCTTTCGCGCGGCACTGGCACAGGGCTTCGTGCCCAGTCGCATGCCCATGAGCAACAACGCGCCCCTCGGAACCGCACCCGACACGACGGCGTGCACCTTCACGACGCTGCCCGACGAGCGAGAAGGCTTCGCGCTATCTTGCGTGGACTCCATCTTGGCGCAGGAGTTCTGCGAGTTCGCGGGCGGCCGATTGCCCACCGAGGCCGAGTGGGAGTACGCGGCCACCGCCTGGGATCCCCGCGGGCGCAGCGCGTATCCTTGGGGCGACGAGGCACCGAGTTGCGATCGCGCGGTGTATGGCCGAGTCGCATTGGGCGGCACTGCTGGCGTGTGTCAGAGCGTGGGCAGCGGGCCTGTCGCCTTGGATGACGCGACGGCAGACGCGACGCCGACGGGGCTGCGCGCACTGGCGGGGAATCTCGCGGAATGGACCCGCGATGCGCGCGCAAGCTACGACGACCCGTGCTGGAACGAGAGCAGCATGCACGACCCGGTCTGCGACGTTCCGGGCAGCCTGGAGCGAATCGTGCGCGGCGGCAGCTGGCCCGCGCCGCCACCGATCTTGAAGAGCGCCAATCGCACCTCCGTGGGCTGGGAAGGGTCCGCGTCGTTCATCGGCTTCCGTTGCGTGTACCCGATGTCGCCATGA
- a CDS encoding PEGA domain-containing protein, giving the protein MHFSRILLIGSVLLLSPPLRAQGAESAPMESESPAVTRARALFVEGTELAEKMRWGEAREKFEASLALHAHRGTLYNVGVCERALGHFTRARGAFQDALRDDRLDADMRREATQFLKELEAVIARVELELIPAGALLSVDGRPLQRVVAGTRDPGPSTHAPSPGTRDPGAGTRDPGTRDPGTRFVAGTRDPGPGQPAPRGKFVIELDPGHHVLLIARRGYRDVVRPIDVAPASSTSLTLSLAKLPGKLLIDANEKDAVVRVNDLDVGIAPVRLSRPAGRYRVVVRKPGFTEYATEATLSAGERVELDARLSKEPVLLTERWWFWTGIGVALVGIGVGTYAATRPDPERPPVSQGTLGWSVPVP; this is encoded by the coding sequence CTGCTCTCGCCCCCCTTGCGCGCACAAGGCGCGGAATCGGCGCCGATGGAAAGCGAATCCCCTGCGGTGACGCGCGCGCGCGCGCTGTTCGTGGAGGGAACAGAGCTGGCAGAAAAGATGCGTTGGGGCGAGGCGCGGGAGAAGTTCGAGGCGTCGCTAGCACTGCACGCGCACCGGGGCACGCTCTACAACGTCGGCGTTTGCGAGCGCGCGCTGGGTCACTTCACACGCGCGCGGGGGGCCTTTCAGGATGCACTTCGGGACGACCGTCTCGATGCGGACATGCGCCGAGAAGCGACGCAGTTCCTGAAGGAGCTCGAGGCGGTGATCGCGCGCGTCGAGCTCGAGCTGATCCCCGCGGGCGCACTGCTCAGCGTGGATGGGCGCCCGTTGCAGCGCGTCGTTGCGGGCACGCGCGATCCGGGACCGAGCACGCACGCTCCGAGCCCGGGCACACGCGATCCGGGCGCGGGCACGCGCGATCCGGGCACACGCGATCCGGGCACGCGCTTCGTCGCGGGCACGCGCGATCCGGGACCGGGGCAGCCCGCGCCGCGCGGCAAGTTCGTGATCGAGCTGGATCCGGGGCATCACGTGCTCTTGATCGCGCGCCGCGGCTATCGCGATGTGGTGCGACCCATCGACGTCGCTCCGGCGTCGAGCACGTCGCTCACGCTCTCCCTGGCGAAGTTGCCCGGCAAGCTGCTCATCGACGCGAACGAGAAAGACGCCGTGGTGCGCGTCAACGATCTGGACGTCGGCATTGCGCCCGTGCGCCTGTCGCGCCCCGCGGGCCGCTATCGCGTCGTGGTGCGCAAACCCGGGTTCACGGAGTACGCAACGGAAGCGACCTTGAGCGCGGGCGAACGCGTCGAGCTCGACGCGCGGCTGAGCAAGGAGCCCGTGCTGCTCACCGAGCGCTGGTGGTTTTGGACCGGCATCGGGGTGGCGCTGGTTGGAATCGGCGTGGGCACCTACGCGGCGACCCGTCCGGATCCCGAACGCCCGCCCGTTTCGCAAGGGACGCTCGGCTGGTCGGTGCCCGTGCCATGA